The Chryseobacterium sp. G0186 genome includes the window TTGTATATTCATTTTCATCCAGATCACAACTGGATACAGCGTAGTCATTAAGTTGATAATGGCTTATGCTCTTCTCCCAGACCACACTGCTAAAGGTACTGAGATTGGTATCTGAACTCAATTCAATCTTTAGATTATAGGAATTTTGAGCCGAAGCAGGCAATTCAAAACGGGCAACAAGAGTTTCATTGTATTGGTTATAAGAATACAAGGTCTTGCACCATCCGGTAAGCCAGTTACCCTGTGAATCCTGATATTTAATCGAGAGTTTTATATGGTCACTTGTAAAAGGTTTTGTAAGCTTTCCACTCATAACCACCAATCCTTTTTCATTTGTATTCTGATGAATAATAATGAGAGGATCCAGATCATAAGTAAATGGAGCTACGGGATTATAAAACCCTGATAAATCAGATTCTTCATAATGCTTTGGAGGCGGAAATTCCCGCGAAAAAGCATGAGTCGACAAAACACAGAATGCCATTGCCAACATCTTGAAAATTAGTTTTTTTTTCATAACGTTGTTGTTTGGATGAATGGGTTACATCTTGATTACTTCCTCCCAAAAAAGTAATAGTGGGAGCAATAAGAATAGTATCCGTGAAGAAATTCACTTACAGTTTTTTTCATATCATGGTGTATTTGTGTAGTTTTTTAAAACTCTAAATATTGTATAAAAAGAATTTTCACAAATATATGAAAAAAAACAAAAACGGCTACAGAAAAACAATACAACTTTCTAAAAAACAGTCATTTAAGAGCCTATTAGGAAGAATCCATCAATAAACCATATGAAAGGTTTAAAAATGACAAAGAATATATTCAAGACATTAAAATTATTTAGCCCAACCTCAAGAATAAAAAAAACGGCATCAATTTTCAATGGAGTTTTGAAAATTAATACCGCTCATTATTTTATAAGCTTTAACTACGGAAGGATGTGATTGTAATACTGATCAATTGTAAATCGTCCTGCCTTGATATTATTAAAGGCTGAGAAGACAATAAAATTAAAGAGCACCAATGCTATTATAAAGGCATAAATCATTCCCTTTACCCTACTGGAGGCTACATACATTGCATTAGGAATAATAATATATGAGAATCCGATAAATGCTCCAGCCAGTCTTGAGGAGAAAATAGGATTGTTTCTAAAGATAAAATACAGGCAAATTCCTATAACAGCATAGTTTCTGTGATACTCATAGTAAGGATATGACTTCTTCATTTTGGTATCGAAAACGAAGAGGAAAAAGGTCAAAATAGCCATCATCACCTCTGGAATTCCAAATCCTCCGTTCAATCTTTCTACACTTTTGCCAACGTATCCATTAAAACCTTCGACGAGCATATTATCTTCTGCCATTCCTCCTAAAAACTCTCCCAGTCCTCTATAGACCTCAAACGGGGATAGAAAGACAGATCCGATGATCATAATCAGCATGATGGTTTTATTCAACGGAATTCTGGCGATCCAATACATGGGCAGAAACATGTAACAGACACTGTGCACCCCTGAACTCAAAAATATAAAGAACAGGTAATGCCATAGCTTCTGCTCCTTAATAAACCTTATGGCATAATATACCATAAAGGTGGCCAGGTTTTGCCTGATCTGCCCACTTTCTCCGATGAAAAACCCCGGGATAAACATAAACAGGGTAAATGTAAACGGATAGAATGTATTGTCTTCAGTATATTCAACCTTGAAAAAGATCGCAAAGATGGCAATAACGAATGTCAGCATAAAGAATGGGGCATCAAAAACGTTCAGCAATATCTTATTAATCAAAGTATACAGCCATTCCACATCCAGATGTTCAGGTCCTTCCATATGAAGCATCTTCATAAAGATACTGGAATAGCTTTTCGTATCGGAATAATTATAAAGTCCCAGGTAACTTCCATAATCCGGCCCCACATCGTCTCTAAGCCCGGCAATAATGATTAAATATACCCCCAAAAACCAAAACCATTTTTTTTCTACCTTATTGCCAAAAACCTCCTGAATGCTGAAGAAAAGCATATAGAGCATGGCAATGATATAATATGGGTGTAATAAACTCATTAGACGGATATGGTATTTTTAAATTGATATGAAGTAAATATAAACCCTGTAAGAATCAAGGGAATAAAAAGTCTGACTTCCCAAAAAAGCCCCACCATCGCAATCATCACCAGGTATGGTATAGAAAAAAACAAGTATTTCTTAATCAGCAGTTTGCCTTCATCATTACATAACGTATAACTTAAATATAGGCTTATGACACCAAACAAAAGACCGCTTACATTAAAAGGGCTGCTAAAGTTCTCAAGGAGATAAATTCCCTCAACAAAAGACATATCCTGATGAATCGCCATTCTAAGGCCTGCATAAGGAACAATGAAAGCTACCATTAAGATCAAAATTTCTTTAATAAAAGAAAAATCTCTCTTTTTCAGTTTATCAAAATCGATAAAGATGGCTGCAAAAAAGGAAATATTCAGACAGGAAGTCTCTCTTACCAATGTAGAAATGATGGTAACAATGCATAACAGAATAAAATCTGCCGGCTTTTTGTGTTGTAAATACTTTAAGGTTAATAATCCTCCTAAAAGATAACAGAAAATAGCGATAGAGTCACAGTTGGTAGGAACGTACTGTACAATAACAATAAAAAAAACAGCCAGTAAATGAATCAGTCTTCTGATGTTTGAATGTAAAAGAAAACCTGTCGGTTTAAGCTTAAAGATTACATTTAAAACCATAGAGGATAATACAAAGAAGAAACTGTTGATTAAA containing:
- a CDS encoding EpsG family protein, with product MSLLHPYYIIAMLYMLFFSIQEVFGNKVEKKWFWFLGVYLIIIAGLRDDVGPDYGSYLGLYNYSDTKSYSSIFMKMLHMEGPEHLDVEWLYTLINKILLNVFDAPFFMLTFVIAIFAIFFKVEYTEDNTFYPFTFTLFMFIPGFFIGESGQIRQNLATFMVYYAIRFIKEQKLWHYLFFIFLSSGVHSVCYMFLPMYWIARIPLNKTIMLIMIIGSVFLSPFEVYRGLGEFLGGMAEDNMLVEGFNGYVGKSVERLNGGFGIPEVMMAILTFFLFVFDTKMKKSYPYYEYHRNYAVIGICLYFIFRNNPIFSSRLAGAFIGFSYIIIPNAMYVASSRVKGMIYAFIIALVLFNFIVFSAFNNIKAGRFTIDQYYNHILP